Within the Coprobacter tertius genome, the region GCACCTCGATGATTCGCTAGCTCAGCTGGTAGAGCACAACACTTTTAATGTTGGGGTCCTGGGTTCGAGCCCCAGGCGGATCACTGAAAACAAAAGAAAAATCGAGCAAATCCCTGATAATCAAGTATTATCGGGGATTTCTTTTTTCTGGCAAATAGCAAAAAAACGCACTTTCAGGCATATTATCCGGGTCTAAATCGTGGGACTTTTTTTTCTCCGGTTTTAGTCCCACGATTTAGCTTATTTCTCACTGGTTTACAGTGTTTTGCATGGTTTTATTCTGGAAGAGAATACATAGTTTTGCAACTCTAAAAACGATGTAAAAATGGAAAGAAAGACTTTCAGCGTTTTGTTTTTTATCAAAAAGAGTAAGCTTCTGAAAAATGGGGAAGCGCCTGTTTGTATGCGTATCACGGTAAACGGCTTCATGGTGGATATTCTGGTGAAACGCAGTTGTCCGGTAAATTTCTGGAATCAGGCAAAAGAGTGTTCAAGGGGAAAAGACCGCATGTCGGTAGAGTTGAACCGCTATCTGGAAATAACCCGTTCACGTATTCATCAAATTTACCGGGAACTGGAAATAGCCGGGAAGACCATTACCGCCGACCTTATCCGTAAACTTTATTACGGAGAGGATGAAGAGAATAAAACCTTATTGCAGGCTTTTGGCGAACATAACGCGCAATGCCGCAAACTGATTGGCAAGGATTTTGTAAGTAAGACGGTGCAGCGCTACGAAACGACCACACGCTATTTAGGGGAGTTTATTAGAAAAGAATATCGAGTTTCGGATATTGCGCTAAACGATTTGGAGCCGGATTTTATTTCCCGCTTCGATGCTTTTTTAAAGATTGAGAAAGGGTGTGCGCAGAATTCGGCGATTACCCGGTTAAAGAATCTAAAAAAAATTATTCATCTGGCATTAAAAAACGACTGGATCAGGAAAGACCCTTTTGCTTATTATCGGTTTAAAATAGAGGAAACCGACCCCGAGTTTCTAACGATGGATGAGATTAAGGTTATTCTCGGTAAGGAATTTACAATTAAACGGGTAGAACAGGTACGGGATATTTTTGTGTTTTGCTGTTTCACAGGTTTAGCATTCAGCGATGTAAAAGGATTGTTGCCCGAACATCTGATACGGGATAATAACGGTAATTTATGGATCAGGAAAAAAAGACAAAAAACCAGTGTTATGTGCAATATCCCGGTTTTACCGGTTGCGGCTTCGATTCTTGACAAGTATAAAGAAGTAGCAGCATGTAGCGGTAAATTGCTGCCAGTTTTGTGTAACCAACGGATGAACAGTTATCTGAAAGAGATTGCGGATATTTGTGGTATCGGTAAGAATTTGACAACGC harbors:
- a CDS encoding site-specific integrase gives rise to the protein MERKTFSVLFFIKKSKLLKNGEAPVCMRITVNGFMVDILVKRSCPVNFWNQAKECSRGKDRMSVELNRYLEITRSRIHQIYRELEIAGKTITADLIRKLYYGEDEENKTLLQAFGEHNAQCRKLIGKDFVSKTVQRYETTTRYLGEFIRKEYRVSDIALNDLEPDFISRFDAFLKIEKGCAQNSAITRLKNLKKIIHLALKNDWIRKDPFAYYRFKIEETDPEFLTMDEIKVILGKEFTIKRVEQVRDIFVFCCFTGLAFSDVKGLLPEHLIRDNNGNLWIRKKRQKTSVMCNIPVLPVAASILDKYKEVAACSGKLLPVLCNQRMNSYLKEIADICGIGKNLTTHMARHSYATSVCLANGVSMENVAKMLGHADTSITKHYARVLDQSIYRDMEKVNSFLSDLAV